A window from Rhizosphaericola mali encodes these proteins:
- a CDS encoding MarC family protein, which produces MHFDFDHLLTVVFTLFAVIDVIGSVPLFISYKEKLGGLDEKRITLFSGIIMIAFLFVGQSLLNVFGLTIQSFAVAGAIVLFLLGLEMVLGHEIFKGDNSTSQKGAASIRAGAIVPISFPIIAGTASLTTIMSLKANYDKLYIIAGILINLLIVFVVLKSLGWIQRVLGAGGMLAIRKFFGVVLLAMAVKIFSTNLAAFGK; this is translated from the coding sequence ATGCATTTTGATTTTGATCATTTGTTAACGGTGGTATTTACCCTGTTTGCGGTCATTGATGTGATAGGATCGGTTCCTTTGTTTATTTCTTATAAAGAAAAATTAGGCGGATTAGATGAAAAAAGAATTACACTTTTTTCTGGTATTATTATGATTGCCTTTTTGTTTGTAGGTCAATCGCTATTAAATGTATTTGGTTTGACCATTCAATCATTTGCGGTAGCAGGTGCGATTGTATTATTCTTATTAGGATTGGAAATGGTACTCGGACATGAGATATTTAAAGGAGATAATTCTACCTCTCAAAAAGGTGCTGCAAGTATTAGAGCTGGTGCCATCGTTCCTATATCATTTCCAATTATTGCAGGTACTGCGTCCTTGACGACTATAATGTCTTTAAAAGCCAATTACGATAAGCTATATATCATCGCAGGTATTTTAATAAATTTGTTGATTGTATTTGTAGTTTTGAAATCTTTGGGTTGGATCCAGAGAGTTTTAGGCGCAGGTGGTATGTTGGCTATTCGCAAATTTTTTGGCGTTGTATTGTTAGCGATGGCAGTTAAAATATTCTCCACAAACCTAGCGGCGTTTGGAAAGTAA
- a CDS encoding tetratricopeptide repeat protein, translating into MNKKWLSVIPAAMILMTFSCKNNENNSIKKNGKNVDIEYSESLISDISLLKNHPDSNGLRMKVALGMDSVGDYKNALIQMDSLIKRDSSNYAFYFTKARISQDNQDTTQAINNYKKAIKIYPAPESILFLANLLAERKDSSCLKMAKSVKAMRLSASDNANCDFIAGVYYARTKDSSNALKNFNSALNLNYTLMPAYIEKGLVYFDNKDYSKALNTFKFASQVDHLYADAYYYMARSYEMMGIKDSAVLRFKQTLSLDKSAVEAEDGLKRLNAQ; encoded by the coding sequence ATGAATAAAAAATGGCTTTCGGTAATTCCAGCCGCGATGATATTAATGACATTTTCATGTAAAAACAATGAAAATAATTCAATTAAAAAAAATGGAAAAAATGTAGATATTGAGTATTCCGAATCACTCATTTCCGATATATCTTTATTAAAAAATCACCCAGATAGCAACGGACTTCGTATGAAAGTTGCACTTGGAATGGATAGTGTAGGCGATTATAAAAATGCATTAATTCAAATGGATAGTTTGATTAAACGTGATAGTAGCAACTATGCTTTTTATTTTACCAAAGCCAGAATATCCCAAGACAACCAAGACACAACACAAGCAATTAACAACTATAAAAAAGCGATAAAAATCTATCCTGCACCAGAAAGTATTCTATTCTTAGCCAATTTATTAGCAGAACGAAAAGATTCTTCCTGTTTGAAAATGGCCAAAAGTGTGAAAGCCATGCGCCTAAGCGCTTCTGATAATGCAAATTGCGATTTTATTGCCGGCGTATATTATGCACGTACCAAAGACTCTAGCAATGCATTAAAAAATTTCAATAGTGCGCTTAATCTCAACTATACTTTGATGCCAGCATATATCGAAAAAGGACTGGTATATTTTGATAATAAAGACTATAGTAAAGCATTAAATACATTCAAATTTGCATCTCAAGTCGATCATTTATATGCAGATGCTTATTATTATATGGCGCGTAGTTATGAAATGATGGGTATCAAAGACAGCGCAGTATTAAGATTCAAACAAACATTAAGTTTGGATAAATCTGCTGTTGAGGCGGAAGATGGATTAAAACGTTTAAACGCACAATAA
- the rpe gene encoding ribulose-phosphate 3-epimerase, whose amino-acid sequence MAIVAPSFLASNFLQLQSEVDMVNESKAAWLHLDVMDGRFVPNISFGLPVIEAIRKATDKICDVHLMIEEPGKYAEAFKLAGADQLTVHIEACPHLHRNIEQIKALGMKAGIAVNPHTPIDFLQDIIEDVDLVNLMTVNPGFGGQKFIEHSLVKIRQLRRMIDEKGLNVEIEIDGGVNLSNAAQIIEAGATVLVAGSSVFGAQDPIAAIATLHAL is encoded by the coding sequence ATGGCAATCGTCGCACCTTCGTTCTTAGCGTCAAACTTTCTTCAATTACAATCAGAAGTGGATATGGTCAATGAAAGTAAGGCGGCATGGTTACATTTAGATGTGATGGATGGTCGATTTGTTCCTAATATTAGTTTTGGTCTTCCTGTAATTGAAGCAATTCGCAAAGCAACTGACAAAATTTGTGATGTACATTTGATGATTGAAGAACCCGGAAAATATGCTGAAGCATTTAAATTAGCGGGGGCGGATCAATTGACGGTCCACATCGAAGCATGTCCGCATTTGCATCGCAATATTGAACAAATCAAAGCGTTGGGTATGAAAGCTGGTATTGCCGTTAACCCTCATACGCCGATTGATTTTTTACAAGATATAATTGAAGATGTAGATTTGGTTAATTTGATGACAGTTAATCCAGGATTTGGTGGGCAAAAATTCATCGAACATTCTTTGGTTAAAATTAGACAATTAAGAAGAATGATTGATGAAAAAGGTTTGAATGTTGAAATTGAAATCGACGGTGGCGTGAATCTTTCCAATGCTGCACAAATTATTGAAGCTGGTGCAACCGTTTTAGTCGCTGGAAGTTCCGTTTTTGGAGCGCAAGATCCTATTGCAGCCATTGCAACTTTGCATGCATTATAA
- a CDS encoding DUF3108 domain-containing protein, with product MKYYLILPLCLGVLMAHAQKTIVPNKKILGSDNLKNRQFDLDWNAIVGENKMNIGTVHINMLKNKDQFTVITTTKIAKFPDKPWIDSSICAIPSLTPIYHSSYNMQRDMVLHFGETISGYYLDKQKDSLTHISDTITSPYFDSNIYQWLICLLPLQEGMNVNLPLYDYNPSKSGLMNATITQIVKGEYISPVSGSHKVWIVHTEDDLSGSTNKLVFYIDQKEHTLWKMEATVGNRKIEQVLHEK from the coding sequence ATGAAATATTATTTAATCTTGCCTTTGTGTTTAGGGGTATTAATGGCACACGCTCAAAAGACTATAGTTCCTAATAAGAAAATTTTAGGCTCAGACAATTTGAAAAATCGACAATTTGATTTGGATTGGAATGCTATTGTTGGAGAAAATAAAATGAATATTGGTACGGTTCATATAAATATGCTTAAAAATAAGGACCAATTTACAGTAATAACAACTACTAAAATTGCGAAATTTCCCGATAAACCTTGGATTGACTCCTCTATTTGTGCTATTCCTTCTCTTACGCCAATTTATCATAGTTCGTATAATATGCAAAGAGATATGGTTTTGCATTTTGGGGAAACTATATCTGGTTATTATCTTGATAAACAAAAGGACTCATTGACGCATATTTCTGACACAATTACAAGTCCTTATTTTGATAGTAATATTTATCAATGGTTGATTTGTTTATTACCATTGCAAGAAGGAATGAATGTAAATCTACCTCTGTACGACTATAATCCATCTAAAAGTGGACTTATGAATGCAACGATTACCCAAATAGTCAAAGGCGAATATATTTCTCCTGTTTCAGGAAGTCATAAAGTTTGGATTGTACATACAGAAGATGATTTATCTGGCTCTACCAATAAATTAGTTTTTTATATAGATCAAAAAGAGCATACACTTTGGAAAATGGAAGCTACCGTTGGAAATAGAAAAATAGAACAAGTGTTACATGAAAAATAA
- a CDS encoding TetR/AcrR family transcriptional regulator yields MARTKVFDEQEVLEKALNLFWEKGYNATSAQDLVDTLGISRSSMYDTYGDKHSLFIQALQQYRKERIDPLINGVDDADNIEQYIKDVFIAVKLESLSETHSKGCFMVNSSVELAPSDDDVAIIVNNIMKDTITALTKAIKRGQKIGVFTNKFSAQSLAQFVFNSLNGLRVTVKLDTNKKMFEDIVNICLATLKG; encoded by the coding sequence ATGGCAAGGACTAAAGTTTTTGACGAACAAGAAGTATTGGAGAAAGCATTGAACCTTTTTTGGGAAAAAGGTTATAATGCCACATCTGCACAGGATTTAGTAGATACACTTGGTATCAGTCGCTCTAGCATGTATGACACCTATGGAGATAAACATAGTTTATTTATTCAGGCGTTGCAACAGTATCGAAAAGAACGCATTGATCCACTAATCAATGGTGTGGATGATGCTGATAATATAGAGCAATATATTAAAGATGTTTTTATTGCGGTAAAATTAGAATCATTGAGCGAAACGCATTCCAAAGGTTGTTTTATGGTAAATTCCTCCGTAGAATTGGCGCCTTCAGATGACGATGTTGCCATTATTGTCAATAATATTATGAAGGATACCATTACAGCATTGACAAAAGCAATTAAAAGGGGGCAAAAAATAGGCGTATTTACAAATAAATTTTCGGCCCAATCATTGGCTCAATTTGTATTTAATTCCTTAAATGGGTTGCGTGTTACTGTTAAATTAGATACCAATAAAAAAATGTTTGAGGATATTGTTAATATTTGTTTGGCTACATTGAAAGGATAG
- a CDS encoding SDR family NAD(P)-dependent oxidoreductase yields the protein MEKLNGKVAVVTGGSAGIGFATAKELVAQGAKVIITGRNQDSLDKAIAELGNNAHSFRADASSVQDTVALVDFVKSLYSTIDILLVNAGGVTELQPIGTIQEETFDIVTNLNFKGAVFTTEKFVPILADGASVIHMSSVAAFAFNQGNAVYASSKAALIAYSKVAAMELADRKIRVNVIAPAMTETSAIHKGAFESSELHDFIKEKFMPFKRYGTPEEVAKLVSFLASDDASFISGSVITIDSGASINSVKL from the coding sequence ATGGAAAAATTAAATGGTAAAGTAGCCGTAGTTACTGGTGGAAGTGCTGGTATTGGTTTTGCAACTGCGAAAGAATTGGTGGCTCAAGGAGCAAAAGTAATAATCACAGGTAGAAATCAAGATTCTCTTGATAAAGCGATTGCAGAATTAGGGAATAATGCGCATAGTTTCAGAGCGGATGCTTCTAGTGTTCAAGACACGGTAGCTTTAGTTGATTTTGTAAAATCTCTTTATAGCACAATCGATATTTTATTGGTCAATGCAGGTGGTGTTACTGAGTTACAACCAATTGGGACTATACAAGAGGAAACTTTCGATATTGTGACGAATCTAAATTTTAAAGGAGCCGTTTTTACTACAGAAAAATTTGTTCCTATACTTGCTGATGGTGCTTCTGTTATCCATATGTCTTCTGTGGCTGCTTTTGCATTTAATCAAGGTAATGCTGTCTATGCGTCTAGTAAAGCCGCATTGATTGCCTATAGTAAAGTGGCAGCAATGGAATTAGCCGATCGTAAAATTAGAGTAAATGTAATTGCACCTGCAATGACGGAAACCTCTGCAATTCATAAAGGGGCTTTCGAAAGTTCGGAATTACACGATTTTATTAAAGAAAAATTTATGCCTTTTAAACGTTATGGTACACCGGAAGAAGTAGCTAAATTGGTTTCGTTTTTAGCATCTGATGACGCTTCTTTTATTTCGGGCAGTGTTATTACGATTGATAGCGGCGCATCTATCAACTCCGTTAAATTATAA
- a CDS encoding MFS transporter → MKTTASKATFTRYETWVILLLTLTQFTVILDFMIMSPLGDMIMKTLKLSTQQFGWCVSGYAFSAGVSGLLTAGFADKYDRKKLLLFFYCGFILGTFFCAWSHTYEQLLAARIVTGLFGGVIGSVSMAIVTDIFTLQQRGRVMGFVQMGFGASQVLGLPIGLYIANHFGWDSPFLMAAILAVVVFVLIIFQMKSVAEHLKIVKEHSPIKHLWKTFTSKSYRWGFMATAMMSIGGFMMMPFASAFAINNLRVTTAQLPIMYTVSGIASLLCMPIIGKYSDKIDKLKLFIVATVWTLIVTVIYTNLSVTPLWFILILNVLMMMGVLSRMIPSTALVSGLPEMTDRGAFMSINSSLQQIAGGIAAAIGGLVIVQPTKTSPLQHYNWIGYITVAVGILSVLLLRVVHNNVMKKTDNKEMEKSTIKEEIISVMSE, encoded by the coding sequence ATGAAAACAACAGCTTCTAAAGCTACGTTTACCCGATACGAAACTTGGGTAATATTATTATTGACCTTGACACAATTCACTGTCATTCTGGATTTTATGATTATGTCTCCACTCGGTGATATGATTATGAAAACACTAAAATTAAGCACACAACAATTCGGCTGGTGTGTGTCTGGTTATGCTTTTAGTGCCGGAGTTTCTGGGCTATTAACCGCAGGATTTGCAGACAAATATGACCGCAAAAAATTGCTTTTATTTTTCTATTGTGGATTTATTTTGGGTACATTTTTCTGTGCTTGGAGTCACACATACGAACAATTATTGGCAGCGAGAATCGTAACGGGTTTGTTTGGTGGTGTGATTGGTTCGGTTTCGATGGCGATTGTGACAGATATTTTTACTTTACAACAGCGCGGACGTGTGATGGGATTTGTACAAATGGGTTTCGGCGCGAGTCAAGTTTTGGGATTACCCATAGGCTTATACATTGCCAATCATTTTGGATGGGATTCTCCGTTTTTAATGGCGGCAATACTTGCAGTTGTTGTTTTTGTATTGATTATTTTTCAAATGAAATCTGTGGCAGAGCATTTGAAAATTGTCAAAGAACATTCTCCCATCAAACATTTATGGAAAACATTTACCTCCAAATCCTATCGTTGGGGTTTTATGGCAACCGCAATGATGTCGATAGGCGGATTTATGATGATGCCATTTGCCAGTGCATTTGCGATTAATAATCTGAGAGTTACGACTGCTCAACTTCCGATTATGTACACAGTTTCGGGTATTGCGTCTTTGTTGTGTATGCCAATTATCGGAAAATATTCAGATAAAATAGACAAACTGAAATTGTTCATAGTTGCAACAGTTTGGACATTAATTGTAACGGTTATTTACACCAATCTTTCTGTAACGCCATTATGGTTTATATTGATTTTGAATGTATTGATGATGATGGGCGTATTGAGTCGCATGATTCCAAGTACGGCATTGGTGAGTGGTTTGCCTGAGATGACGGATCGTGGTGCATTTATGAGTATCAACTCTTCATTGCAACAAATTGCAGGTGGTATTGCGGCGGCGATTGGTGGATTGGTTATCGTCCAACCTACTAAAACAAGCCCACTACAACACTATAATTGGATTGGGTACATCACCGTTGCGGTTGGTATTTTGAGTGTTTTGTTATTACGTGTAGTTCATAATAATGTAATGAAGAAAACGGATAATAAGGAAATGGAAAAGTCGACTATAAAAGAAGAAATTATTTCCGTAATGTCAGAGTAA
- a CDS encoding TetR/AcrR family transcriptional regulator yields MRTRDAEKEQLVKQKTIELIVKEGFESFSINKLAKACGISVATLYIYYESKEDLLTKIGTEHLTHWNELMLQGLDEDHSFEEGMRMQWANRIKFYKTHPNALEFFDQMRASSFQKTVFAPMMKVFKESIGAFLQRAIDRKEMVALMTPEIFFSIAFVPLHNLIRFDFTGKSMGGQPFELTERILWHTFDLVMKALKP; encoded by the coding sequence ATGCGAACAAGAGATGCGGAAAAAGAACAATTGGTCAAGCAAAAAACCATCGAGTTGATTGTTAAGGAAGGTTTTGAGAGTTTTAGTATCAACAAATTGGCGAAAGCTTGTGGTATTTCGGTCGCCACTTTATATATTTATTACGAGAGCAAAGAAGATCTGCTGACTAAAATCGGGACGGAGCATTTGACGCATTGGAATGAATTGATGTTGCAAGGCTTGGATGAAGATCACTCTTTCGAAGAAGGAATGCGGATGCAATGGGCGAATAGAATCAAATTTTATAAAACACATCCCAATGCATTGGAATTCTTTGACCAAATGCGCGCTTCTTCTTTTCAAAAAACGGTCTTTGCTCCAATGATGAAAGTGTTCAAAGAAAGTATTGGTGCTTTTTTACAACGCGCGATCGATCGCAAGGAAATGGTCGCATTGATGACGCCAGAAATATTTTTCTCCATTGCTTTTGTGCCTTTGCATAACTTGATTCGATTTGATTTTACAGGAAAATCGATGGGCGGGCAGCCTTTTGAATTAACGGAGCGCATTCTATGGCACACTTTCGACTTGGTGATGAAAGCGCTCAAACCATAA